ATCTGacattctattttatattttcatcttttagtatggtttttagtttttgaaataagaaaaaaatgccATAGttccaaatgtttttttttgttttgtgattttaataAAGGATAGCTTTCGTGAACTCGCATAtattaatctaaatttttaacaaGTTTTGTAATcatactaaattttaattaagtgTTGAGAGATGAGAAATTTACCAAAAGTGGAGGTAGCTTCAATGGAGAGATCATGAAAATTAGCAAAAGTAGAGACTCTAATGGAGATCAAGTCTTCACCAATGCTCTCTTGTCTTTTCTGAACAAGCATGCCTCCTGGCCTAAGTTCCCATTTAATCTCATTATTGCAGGAGCTaatattgttgttgttattaCTAGATCCCTTTTGTTGTTGATCTTGTTGTGTGCCTTTGTTGTTGGTTCTTTTACCAAAACCAAATCGAATCCCAAACCTCTTGGACTTGAACTTCATCATCTCTTCTACTTTGATTTCTTTGGAGtttttttaagataattttcttatgtttatCTCGAGCTTTGGGATACATAAACATGGAAACATTTAGGTGGTTTTATAGGAGACAAGAGGCTAAGAAAAGGACGAAAGCACATACATACTTGCATGTGCAAGCTGCTTTTTGCAATTCACAAgtctttctcttttaataatgtTTGTAAAGTAATAATGTGGAGTCACTTAATAAACAATAAGAAAAGCCATGAATATGTGCCGACAAAGGATAAATTCAGATTTAAATAGGATTGATCGAGTCTGTTAAGAGAAGAGCTTCAGCACATGGGCGATGGTTCGACTGAGATAATTAACAATGTTTCCTTGATTGAAGGATCGAAGACGAAAAAAATGCAAGCAAAAAACAATCAGAACTACATCATTGCTAAATAACTAGTTGTATAgtccccgcgcaagcgcggggccGAGGACATTGGCGATGTGTAGTGTAATTTTGTGTTTTGTCATTTGATTAGTTCATTGAAGATTTACGGGATGTTGTTTGATGGTTATATTTGAAATAGTAAGCAATGAGAAAATGAATTATTAGTTCAAAACAtgataatgtttttaattagtaGCTCATATGGGTTCTTAAATTACTTTTCCGACACACTGGACAGCTTATATTTGTACGAAATCAATGATCAATgcaaagaaaatgaaatttatggCCACATGTGAGAGCCAAGATACTGGTTACCTTAATGTAATTCTCGAGGCAGATGGTGCATATAtggtttttctcttttgttgtCGGAGGTCTATTAGTTTCTTCTAGGTCTGTGATGATTAAATCAACGTTAAGTCTTGTGGTTGCATTTAAATTGTAGTCTATGATGGTTAGAGTAACTTGAAGGTCTTGAGCTATAATATCATGGTTTTTCTCAGTAAATTCATCACATATTGGTTAGTTTTCTCAATAAGGAATGTTAAGTTGGGGTGATGAATGTTATGGTACGAAAACATGAATTCCATGGATTCAGAGACTGGGTCATTTTAATTATCTCTATTGTCAAAAATTGATGGTACCTGAAAATTTATGGCCGATTGTGTGTATATAGGCCTGGAGTAATTGTCTTGGATTTGCTCTTAACAATCTTGTTTGGTGTGAGAATCGATGGGTAAGAAGTGGATTGTTATTCATGTttgttgtttgtgtttgttgtgAAAGCTTATAACATCATAGATATCTTTTATAGTGGTTTAGGATTGTTGTTATTTtcctatttatttttacatttgtttATAGTGTATTTATTAATGAAACTTGAAGACCAATTGCCTGAATTAATGGTGTAGTATTTGATTACGGTTTTTTCTTGAATTGCTAATGTTGACAAcgaatatttttctaatatttgatataatatacaaaaaatgtttttaaaaaaagatatggGAAAATCTCGAAAACATTAAACCTCTAATTTGCAAATGTTGTTTGCGTAAAATGCTAAGCTTCTCAATTGcattatatatatctttataataATTGTTTGAATTGATTTGTGATGTAACTTAAAAGATTGGATAGTTGTTTCAAAATGaagattatatttatatagttatataaagATTCATTAACTTGGTTTGTTTGAGTTGTGGAGTTTATTATGTTAGCTTCTCAAATATTTGATTTgtcaatcataaaatttaaactgTTTTAGCTGAATGTTTTAATGTAAAACATTAATGAATTCAAAATTTGTTTGATCCATTTGGTAGTGATTAATGACAAtagtttttttacatttatctttttttaagaaaaaaaactcagtaTTATTATGTTTGATGATCAACCATGTCATTAGATTAGagattttgaaatatatactaTCGAATAATTTTAaaggtttgtttctttttagcACATTTTGGTATTAGACATCCCGCATTTGCAGATTGATTATCACTTATGAATTAGGTCACTTTCTAGTTACCAATTAGAGGaatgaaagataatttagatGATGAATACTTACACTTCCATAAACATAGTTGTGGCAAGTAGTGCATTAACAAAAAATTGACTCgttattttacaataaaaaaaaattgcctCGTCATATCTTTTTGGACCCTTTTAAAATGCGATGAAACACCTTCCTTTTAAcgtttatacatttttttttttttttttgctaaaattttattcatttcttAGACTATCTTTGTAAGTGCTcagaaaaatattatctttgtaAATTGGAAGATAATATAGAAACATCTTACATTTGAATGAGCATTTGAAAATGTTAATCTGGTTTTAGTTATTAATGTAAGTTTCACTATTTATTTGTTAGTTTTATTACAgattataaatttcttttgattatgatattaaataaaataataattttaggATGAAAGTTGGTTAGATTCTATATgccaaatataaatatttcttaatttgtatgtttagttatgaatttttggtactttaatttattttttctaagaaTACGAACTCAAATGATATGGAATCTGTTCAAAAGAACTAATGCATTAGAACTAAGCACATCTtccatctctattttttttttgtttcagatgACATGGTCTATTCCGACTTTGAGCCTTACATGACATTTGTTATTCGCAGTAAGCCAAGCTTGGAAAATAACAGTAACCCAATCAATGTGTGTTCATGTTCTTTAGAAAATTTGTTCCTAACATAAAGTAATGATTGCCTTGATAAGGTTCTCGAGGGAAGACATACAGGCTGCAAATCCTTGGGTTTGGATCGTGAACCGTTCGCACGCATAATAATAAGAGTGTTGCAAGAAGAAAATCACATGAACATTATGACACCACTAAGAACTCTTTTCAGCTGCGCCTTCATCACTTCTGCCTCTACACCAAAACTCTGTCCACATTGATTCATCGTGCACTATATATTAAGCTGGTAGTCAAAGAGAGAATGACGGAAAGAAAACCTGTTAAAATTGCAACAGAAATCGATCTTAGACTTCGATGTGTTTTTTGCAAATAAcatacaaatcaaaacaaaactgaGACAGAGAAAAAACCTC
This genomic stretch from Raphanus sativus cultivar WK10039 chromosome 3, ASM80110v3, whole genome shotgun sequence harbors:
- the LOC108844925 gene encoding BAG family molecular chaperone regulator 2, with translation MMKFKSKRFGIRFGFGKRTNNKGTQQDQQQKGSSNNNNNISSCNNEIKWELRPGGMLVQKRQESIGEDLISIRVSTFANFHDLSIEATSTFGELKMVLSLLTGLEPKQQRLLFKGKEREDDEYLHMVGVGEKDKVLLLEDPAFREKKLLDLNNISASCPTIIV